Proteins encoded by one window of Antechinus flavipes isolate AdamAnt ecotype Samford, QLD, Australia chromosome 4, AdamAnt_v2, whole genome shotgun sequence:
- the HDAC5 gene encoding histone deacetylase 5 isoform X4, producing the protein MNSPNESDGMSGREQSLEILSRTPLHSIPVTVEVKPVLCGAMPGSVGGGRGGGSPSPTELRGVGPAAIDPVLREQQLQQELLALKQQQQLQKQLLFAEFQKQHDHLTRQHEVQLQKHLKQQQEMLAAKRQQELEQQRKREQQRQEELEKQRLEQQLLILRNKEKSKESAIASTEVKLKLQEFLLSKSKEPTPGGLNHSLPQHPKCWGAHHASLDQSSPPQSGPPGTPPSYKLPLLGPYDSRDDFPLRKTASEPNLKVRSRLKQKVAERRSSPLLRRKDGTVISTFKKRAIEITVSSVCNSAPGSGPSSPNSSNSTIAENGFTGSVPNIPTEMLPQHRALTLDSSPNQFSLYTSPSLPNISLGLQATVTVTNSHLTAPQKLSTQQEAERQAIQSLRQGGALTGKFMSTSSIPGCLLGVALEGDVNPHGHASLLQHVLLLEQARQQSTLIAVPLHGQSPLVTGERIAANMRTVGKLPRHRPLSRTQSSPLPQSPQALQQLVMQQQHQQFLEKQKQQQLQLSKILTKTGELPRQPTTHPEETEEELTEHQEGLLRERALPVPGDGSTESESPQEDLEEEEEEEEEEDDCIQVKDEGSEIGLDESPLLEESSGDYKQVFTDAQQLQSLQVYQAPLSLASVPHQALGRTQSSPAAPLGMKSAPELPTKHLFTTGVVYDTFMLKHQCMCGNTHIHPEHAGRIQSIWSRLQETGLLSKCERIRGRKATLDEIQTVHSEHHTLLYGTSPLNRQKLDSKKLLGPISQKMYAVLPCGGIGVDSDTVWNEMHSSSAVRMAVGCLVELAFKVASGELKNGFAIIRPPGHHAEESTAMGFCFFNSVAITAKLLQQKLSVGKVLIVDWDIHHGNGTQQAFYSDPSVLYISLHRYDNGNFFPGSGAPEEVGGGPGVGYNVNVAWTGGVDPPIGDVEYLTAFRTVVMPIAQEFCPDVVLVSAGFDAVEGHLSPLGGYSVTAKCFGHLTRQLMKLAGGRVVLALEGGHDLTAICDASEACVSALLSVELEPLDEAVLQQKPNLNAVATLEKVIEIQSKHWSCVQRNAAGVGRSLQEAQAGEVEEAETLSAMALLSVGAEQAGPSHTPRPLEEPMEQEPAA; encoded by the exons TGGAGGTGAAGCCAGTGCTGTGTGGGGCCATGCCAGGCTCTGTTGGGGGCGGCAGGGGCGGAGGCAGCCCTAGTCCAACAGAGCTTCGGGGAGTGGGCCCCGCCGCCATCGACCCTGTGCTGCGAGAGCAGCAGCTACAGCAAGAGCTCCTGGCCCTCAAGCAGCAGCAACAGCTTCAAAAGCAACTACTCTTCGCTGAGTTCCAGAAGCAGCATGATCACCTGACCCGGCAGCATGAGGTCCAGCTGCAGAAGCATCTTAAG CAGCAGCAGGAGATGCTGGCTGCCAAGAGGCAGCAGGAACTGGAGCAGCAGCGTAAGCGGGAGCAGCAGCGGCAAGAAGAGCTGGAGAAGCAGAGGCTCGAACAGCAGCTGCTCATcctgagaaacaaagagaaaagcaaagaga GTGCCATTGCTAGCACTGAGGTAAAACTGAAGCTCCAAGAGTTTCTCTTGAGCAAATCGAAGGAGCCAACACCAGGCGGTCTCAACCATTCCCTCCCGCAGCACCCCAAATGCTG gGGAGCCCATCATGCTTCATTGGACCAGAGTTCCCCTCCCCAGAGTGGCCCCCCTGGGACACCCCCTTCCTACAAGCTTCCTCTGCTTGGGCCCTATGATAGCCGGGATGATTTTCCACTTCGGAAAACAG CCTCGGAACCCAATTTGAAGGTGCGTTCCAGGCTAAAGCAGAAGGTGGCTGAACGAAGGAGCAGCCCCCTCCTTCGAAGAAAGGACGGGACTGTCATCAGCACCTTTAAGAAGAGAGCTATCGAGATCACAG TGTCATCTGTGTGTAACAGTGCCCCAGGCTCCGGCCCCAGTTCCCCCAACAGCTCCAACAGCACCATTGCTGAGAACGGCTTCACTGGCTCCGTCCCTAACATCCCCACTGAG ATGCTTCCTCAGCACCGTGCCCTTACTTTGGACAGCTCCCCTAACCAGTTCAGTCTCTACACGTCCCCCTCCCTGCCCAACATTTCCTTAGGACTCCAGGCCACAGTCACAGTCACCAATTCGCATCTCACT GCCCCCCAGAAGCTGTCAACGCAGCAGGAGGCAGAGAGACAGGCCATCCAGTCCCTTCGGCAGGGAGGGGCACTGACGGGCAAGTTCATGAGTACGTCCTCGATCCCAGGTTGTCTACTGGGTGTGGCGCTGGAGGGCGACGTCAACCCCCATGGGCATGCCTCTCTGCTGCAGCACGTGCTGCTCCTGGAGCAGGCCCGGCAGCAGAGCACCCTTATAGCCG TGCCACTCCACGGCCAATCCCCATTGGTGACTGGCGAACGCATCGCCGCCAACATGCGGACAGTAGGCAAGCTGCCCCGACATCGCCCGCTGAGCCGAACACAGTCCTCCCCATTGCCACAGAGCCCCCAGGCCCTGCAGCAGCTTGTGATgcagcagcagcaccagcagTTTTTGGAAAAGCAGAAGCAACAGCAGCTGCAGCTCAGCAAG ATCCTCACCAAAACAGGAGAGTTACCTCGGCAGCCCACTACACACCCTGAGGAGACAGAAGAAGAGCTTACAGAGCATCAGGAAGGGCTGCTCAGAGAGAGAGCCCTGCCTGTGCCTGGGGATGGCTCCACAGAAAGCGAAAGCCCACAAGAAGatctggaggaggaggaagaagaggaggaagaggaggatgactGCATTCAGGTCAAGGATGAAGGCAGTGAAATTGGCTTGGATGAGAGTCCTTTGTTAGAAGAATCCAGTGGGGACTACAAGCAG GTGTTCACAGATGCTCAGCAGCTGCAGTCCCTGCAAGTCTACCAGGCTCCTCTCAGCCTGGCTTCTGTGCCCCATCAGGCTCTGGGCCGAACCCAGTCTTCACCTGCTGCCCCTCTAGGCATGAAGAGTGCCCCTGAACTGCCCACCAAACATCTCTTTACCACAG GAGTAGTTTATGACACATTCATGCTGAAGCACCAGTGCATGTGTGGGAATACCCATATCCATCCTGAACATGCAGGCCGTATCCAGAGCATTTGGTCTAGGCTGCAAGAGACAGGTCTGCTCAGCAAATGTGAG CGAATTCGGGGGCGTAAGGCTACACTGGATGAAATCCAGACAGTACACTCTGAGCACCACACCCTGCTCTATGGGACCAGCCCCCTCAACAGACAGAAGCTTGACAGCAAGAAGCTGCTGG GCCCAATCAGCCAGAAGATGTATGCAGTGCTGCCCTGTGGGGGAATAGGG GTGGACAGTGACACAGTGTGGAATGAGATGCATTCTTCTAGTGCTGTGCGCATGGCTGTAGGCTGCCTGGTGGAGCTGGCCTTCAAGGTAGCTTCAGGGGAACTCAAG AATGGATTTGCCATTATCCGGCCTCCCGGACACCATGCTGAGGAATCCACAGCCAT GGGATTTTGCTTCTTCAACTCTGTGGCCATCACAGCCAAACTCCTCCAACAGAAGCTGAGTGTGGGCAAGGTCCTCATTGTGGACTGG gATATTCACCATGGCAATGGCACCCAGCAGGCCTTCTATAGTGACCCCTCCGTACTTTATATCTCCTTGCATCGTTATGACAACGGGAACTTTTTCCCAGGCAGTGGTGCCCCTGAGGAG GTTGGTGGAGGACCAGGTGTGGGGTACAATGTGAACGTGGCATGGACTGGAGGTGTGGACCCCCCTATCGGAGATGTGGAGTACTTGACAGCATTCAG GACGGTGGTGATGCCCATTGCCCAGGAGTTCTGTCCAGATGTGGTTCTAGTGTCTGCTGGCTTTGATGCTGTTGAGGGGCATCTCTCTCCACTCGGTGGCTACTCTGTCACTGCCAAAT GCTTTGGCCACTTGACCAGGCAGCTGATGAAGTTGGCAGGGGGCCGAGTAGTGCTGGCTCTAGAGGGAGGCCATGACCTCACCGCCATCTGCGATGCCTCTGAGGCCTGCGTGTCCGCCTTGCTCAGCGTGGAG CTCGAGCCCTTGGACGAGGCTGTCTTACAGCAGAAGCCCAACCTGAATGCGGTGGCCACGCTGGAGAAAGTCATCGAGATCCAGA GCAAACACTGGAGCTGTGTGCAGCGGAATGCGGCCGGCGTGGGGCGCTCTCTGCAGGAGGCACAGGCTGGAGAAGTGGAAGAGGCGGAGACTCTGAGCGCCATGGCGCTGCTGTCAGTGGGGGCAGAGCAGGCTGGCCCCAGCCACACCCCGAG GCCGCTGGAGGAGCCCATGGAGCAGGAACCTGCCGCGTGA
- the HDAC5 gene encoding histone deacetylase 5 isoform X2 yields the protein MLLMPKAQGLVKMLQTIYETESCFSSDGMSGREQSLEILSRTPLHSIPVTVEVKPVLCGAMPGSVGGGRGGGSPSPTELRGVGPAAIDPVLREQQLQQELLALKQQQQLQKQLLFAEFQKQHDHLTRQHEVQLQKHLKQQQEMLAAKRQQELEQQRKREQQRQEELEKQRLEQQLLILRNKEKSKESAIASTEVKLKLQEFLLSKSKEPTPGGLNHSLPQHPKCWGAHHASLDQSSPPQSGPPGTPPSYKLPLLGPYDSRDDFPLRKTASEPNLKVRSRLKQKVAERRSSPLLRRKDGTVISTFKKRAIEITVSSVCNSAPGSGPSSPNSSNSTIAENGFTGSVPNIPTEMLPQHRALTLDSSPNQFSLYTSPSLPNISLGLQATVTVTNSHLTAPQKLSTQQEAERQAIQSLRQGGALTGKFMSTSSIPGCLLGVALEGDVNPHGHASLLQHVLLLEQARQQSTLIAVPLHGQSPLVTGERIAANMRTVGKLPRHRPLSRTQSSPLPQSPQALQQLVMQQQHQQFLEKQKQQQLQLSKILTKTGELPRQPTTHPEETEEELTEHQEGLLRERALPVPGDGSTESESPQEDLEEEEEEEEEEDDCIQVKDEGSEIGLDESPLLEESSGDYKQVFTDAQQLQSLQVYQAPLSLASVPHQALGRTQSSPAAPLGMKSAPELPTKHLFTTGVVYDTFMLKHQCMCGNTHIHPEHAGRIQSIWSRLQETGLLSKCERIRGRKATLDEIQTVHSEHHTLLYGTSPLNRQKLDSKKLLGPISQKMYAVLPCGGIGVDSDTVWNEMHSSSAVRMAVGCLVELAFKVASGELKNGFAIIRPPGHHAEESTAMGFCFFNSVAITAKLLQQKLSVGKVLIVDWDIHHGNGTQQAFYSDPSVLYISLHRYDNGNFFPGSGAPEEVGGGPGVGYNVNVAWTGGVDPPIGDVEYLTAFRTVVMPIAQEFCPDVVLVSAGFDAVEGHLSPLGGYSVTAKCFGHLTRQLMKLAGGRVVLALEGGHDLTAICDASEACVSALLSVELEPLDEAVLQQKPNLNAVATLEKVIEIQSKHWSCVQRNAAGVGRSLQEAQAGEVEEAETLSAMALLSVGAEQAGPSHTPRPLEEPMEQEPAA from the exons TGGAGGTGAAGCCAGTGCTGTGTGGGGCCATGCCAGGCTCTGTTGGGGGCGGCAGGGGCGGAGGCAGCCCTAGTCCAACAGAGCTTCGGGGAGTGGGCCCCGCCGCCATCGACCCTGTGCTGCGAGAGCAGCAGCTACAGCAAGAGCTCCTGGCCCTCAAGCAGCAGCAACAGCTTCAAAAGCAACTACTCTTCGCTGAGTTCCAGAAGCAGCATGATCACCTGACCCGGCAGCATGAGGTCCAGCTGCAGAAGCATCTTAAG CAGCAGCAGGAGATGCTGGCTGCCAAGAGGCAGCAGGAACTGGAGCAGCAGCGTAAGCGGGAGCAGCAGCGGCAAGAAGAGCTGGAGAAGCAGAGGCTCGAACAGCAGCTGCTCATcctgagaaacaaagagaaaagcaaagaga GTGCCATTGCTAGCACTGAGGTAAAACTGAAGCTCCAAGAGTTTCTCTTGAGCAAATCGAAGGAGCCAACACCAGGCGGTCTCAACCATTCCCTCCCGCAGCACCCCAAATGCTG gGGAGCCCATCATGCTTCATTGGACCAGAGTTCCCCTCCCCAGAGTGGCCCCCCTGGGACACCCCCTTCCTACAAGCTTCCTCTGCTTGGGCCCTATGATAGCCGGGATGATTTTCCACTTCGGAAAACAG CCTCGGAACCCAATTTGAAGGTGCGTTCCAGGCTAAAGCAGAAGGTGGCTGAACGAAGGAGCAGCCCCCTCCTTCGAAGAAAGGACGGGACTGTCATCAGCACCTTTAAGAAGAGAGCTATCGAGATCACAG TGTCATCTGTGTGTAACAGTGCCCCAGGCTCCGGCCCCAGTTCCCCCAACAGCTCCAACAGCACCATTGCTGAGAACGGCTTCACTGGCTCCGTCCCTAACATCCCCACTGAG ATGCTTCCTCAGCACCGTGCCCTTACTTTGGACAGCTCCCCTAACCAGTTCAGTCTCTACACGTCCCCCTCCCTGCCCAACATTTCCTTAGGACTCCAGGCCACAGTCACAGTCACCAATTCGCATCTCACT GCCCCCCAGAAGCTGTCAACGCAGCAGGAGGCAGAGAGACAGGCCATCCAGTCCCTTCGGCAGGGAGGGGCACTGACGGGCAAGTTCATGAGTACGTCCTCGATCCCAGGTTGTCTACTGGGTGTGGCGCTGGAGGGCGACGTCAACCCCCATGGGCATGCCTCTCTGCTGCAGCACGTGCTGCTCCTGGAGCAGGCCCGGCAGCAGAGCACCCTTATAGCCG TGCCACTCCACGGCCAATCCCCATTGGTGACTGGCGAACGCATCGCCGCCAACATGCGGACAGTAGGCAAGCTGCCCCGACATCGCCCGCTGAGCCGAACACAGTCCTCCCCATTGCCACAGAGCCCCCAGGCCCTGCAGCAGCTTGTGATgcagcagcagcaccagcagTTTTTGGAAAAGCAGAAGCAACAGCAGCTGCAGCTCAGCAAG ATCCTCACCAAAACAGGAGAGTTACCTCGGCAGCCCACTACACACCCTGAGGAGACAGAAGAAGAGCTTACAGAGCATCAGGAAGGGCTGCTCAGAGAGAGAGCCCTGCCTGTGCCTGGGGATGGCTCCACAGAAAGCGAAAGCCCACAAGAAGatctggaggaggaggaagaagaggaggaagaggaggatgactGCATTCAGGTCAAGGATGAAGGCAGTGAAATTGGCTTGGATGAGAGTCCTTTGTTAGAAGAATCCAGTGGGGACTACAAGCAG GTGTTCACAGATGCTCAGCAGCTGCAGTCCCTGCAAGTCTACCAGGCTCCTCTCAGCCTGGCTTCTGTGCCCCATCAGGCTCTGGGCCGAACCCAGTCTTCACCTGCTGCCCCTCTAGGCATGAAGAGTGCCCCTGAACTGCCCACCAAACATCTCTTTACCACAG GAGTAGTTTATGACACATTCATGCTGAAGCACCAGTGCATGTGTGGGAATACCCATATCCATCCTGAACATGCAGGCCGTATCCAGAGCATTTGGTCTAGGCTGCAAGAGACAGGTCTGCTCAGCAAATGTGAG CGAATTCGGGGGCGTAAGGCTACACTGGATGAAATCCAGACAGTACACTCTGAGCACCACACCCTGCTCTATGGGACCAGCCCCCTCAACAGACAGAAGCTTGACAGCAAGAAGCTGCTGG GCCCAATCAGCCAGAAGATGTATGCAGTGCTGCCCTGTGGGGGAATAGGG GTGGACAGTGACACAGTGTGGAATGAGATGCATTCTTCTAGTGCTGTGCGCATGGCTGTAGGCTGCCTGGTGGAGCTGGCCTTCAAGGTAGCTTCAGGGGAACTCAAG AATGGATTTGCCATTATCCGGCCTCCCGGACACCATGCTGAGGAATCCACAGCCAT GGGATTTTGCTTCTTCAACTCTGTGGCCATCACAGCCAAACTCCTCCAACAGAAGCTGAGTGTGGGCAAGGTCCTCATTGTGGACTGG gATATTCACCATGGCAATGGCACCCAGCAGGCCTTCTATAGTGACCCCTCCGTACTTTATATCTCCTTGCATCGTTATGACAACGGGAACTTTTTCCCAGGCAGTGGTGCCCCTGAGGAG GTTGGTGGAGGACCAGGTGTGGGGTACAATGTGAACGTGGCATGGACTGGAGGTGTGGACCCCCCTATCGGAGATGTGGAGTACTTGACAGCATTCAG GACGGTGGTGATGCCCATTGCCCAGGAGTTCTGTCCAGATGTGGTTCTAGTGTCTGCTGGCTTTGATGCTGTTGAGGGGCATCTCTCTCCACTCGGTGGCTACTCTGTCACTGCCAAAT GCTTTGGCCACTTGACCAGGCAGCTGATGAAGTTGGCAGGGGGCCGAGTAGTGCTGGCTCTAGAGGGAGGCCATGACCTCACCGCCATCTGCGATGCCTCTGAGGCCTGCGTGTCCGCCTTGCTCAGCGTGGAG CTCGAGCCCTTGGACGAGGCTGTCTTACAGCAGAAGCCCAACCTGAATGCGGTGGCCACGCTGGAGAAAGTCATCGAGATCCAGA GCAAACACTGGAGCTGTGTGCAGCGGAATGCGGCCGGCGTGGGGCGCTCTCTGCAGGAGGCACAGGCTGGAGAAGTGGAAGAGGCGGAGACTCTGAGCGCCATGGCGCTGCTGTCAGTGGGGGCAGAGCAGGCTGGCCCCAGCCACACCCCGAG GCCGCTGGAGGAGCCCATGGAGCAGGAACCTGCCGCGTGA
- the HDAC5 gene encoding histone deacetylase 5 isoform X1, producing the protein MLLMPKAQGLVKMLQTIYETESCFSSDGMSGREQSLEILSRTPLHSIPVTAVEVKPVLCGAMPGSVGGGRGGGSPSPTELRGVGPAAIDPVLREQQLQQELLALKQQQQLQKQLLFAEFQKQHDHLTRQHEVQLQKHLKQQQEMLAAKRQQELEQQRKREQQRQEELEKQRLEQQLLILRNKEKSKESAIASTEVKLKLQEFLLSKSKEPTPGGLNHSLPQHPKCWGAHHASLDQSSPPQSGPPGTPPSYKLPLLGPYDSRDDFPLRKTASEPNLKVRSRLKQKVAERRSSPLLRRKDGTVISTFKKRAIEITVSSVCNSAPGSGPSSPNSSNSTIAENGFTGSVPNIPTEMLPQHRALTLDSSPNQFSLYTSPSLPNISLGLQATVTVTNSHLTAPQKLSTQQEAERQAIQSLRQGGALTGKFMSTSSIPGCLLGVALEGDVNPHGHASLLQHVLLLEQARQQSTLIAVPLHGQSPLVTGERIAANMRTVGKLPRHRPLSRTQSSPLPQSPQALQQLVMQQQHQQFLEKQKQQQLQLSKILTKTGELPRQPTTHPEETEEELTEHQEGLLRERALPVPGDGSTESESPQEDLEEEEEEEEEEDDCIQVKDEGSEIGLDESPLLEESSGDYKQVFTDAQQLQSLQVYQAPLSLASVPHQALGRTQSSPAAPLGMKSAPELPTKHLFTTGVVYDTFMLKHQCMCGNTHIHPEHAGRIQSIWSRLQETGLLSKCERIRGRKATLDEIQTVHSEHHTLLYGTSPLNRQKLDSKKLLGPISQKMYAVLPCGGIGVDSDTVWNEMHSSSAVRMAVGCLVELAFKVASGELKNGFAIIRPPGHHAEESTAMGFCFFNSVAITAKLLQQKLSVGKVLIVDWDIHHGNGTQQAFYSDPSVLYISLHRYDNGNFFPGSGAPEEVGGGPGVGYNVNVAWTGGVDPPIGDVEYLTAFRTVVMPIAQEFCPDVVLVSAGFDAVEGHLSPLGGYSVTAKCFGHLTRQLMKLAGGRVVLALEGGHDLTAICDASEACVSALLSVELEPLDEAVLQQKPNLNAVATLEKVIEIQSKHWSCVQRNAAGVGRSLQEAQAGEVEEAETLSAMALLSVGAEQAGPSHTPRPLEEPMEQEPAA; encoded by the exons CAGTGGAGGTGAAGCCAGTGCTGTGTGGGGCCATGCCAGGCTCTGTTGGGGGCGGCAGGGGCGGAGGCAGCCCTAGTCCAACAGAGCTTCGGGGAGTGGGCCCCGCCGCCATCGACCCTGTGCTGCGAGAGCAGCAGCTACAGCAAGAGCTCCTGGCCCTCAAGCAGCAGCAACAGCTTCAAAAGCAACTACTCTTCGCTGAGTTCCAGAAGCAGCATGATCACCTGACCCGGCAGCATGAGGTCCAGCTGCAGAAGCATCTTAAG CAGCAGCAGGAGATGCTGGCTGCCAAGAGGCAGCAGGAACTGGAGCAGCAGCGTAAGCGGGAGCAGCAGCGGCAAGAAGAGCTGGAGAAGCAGAGGCTCGAACAGCAGCTGCTCATcctgagaaacaaagagaaaagcaaagaga GTGCCATTGCTAGCACTGAGGTAAAACTGAAGCTCCAAGAGTTTCTCTTGAGCAAATCGAAGGAGCCAACACCAGGCGGTCTCAACCATTCCCTCCCGCAGCACCCCAAATGCTG gGGAGCCCATCATGCTTCATTGGACCAGAGTTCCCCTCCCCAGAGTGGCCCCCCTGGGACACCCCCTTCCTACAAGCTTCCTCTGCTTGGGCCCTATGATAGCCGGGATGATTTTCCACTTCGGAAAACAG CCTCGGAACCCAATTTGAAGGTGCGTTCCAGGCTAAAGCAGAAGGTGGCTGAACGAAGGAGCAGCCCCCTCCTTCGAAGAAAGGACGGGACTGTCATCAGCACCTTTAAGAAGAGAGCTATCGAGATCACAG TGTCATCTGTGTGTAACAGTGCCCCAGGCTCCGGCCCCAGTTCCCCCAACAGCTCCAACAGCACCATTGCTGAGAACGGCTTCACTGGCTCCGTCCCTAACATCCCCACTGAG ATGCTTCCTCAGCACCGTGCCCTTACTTTGGACAGCTCCCCTAACCAGTTCAGTCTCTACACGTCCCCCTCCCTGCCCAACATTTCCTTAGGACTCCAGGCCACAGTCACAGTCACCAATTCGCATCTCACT GCCCCCCAGAAGCTGTCAACGCAGCAGGAGGCAGAGAGACAGGCCATCCAGTCCCTTCGGCAGGGAGGGGCACTGACGGGCAAGTTCATGAGTACGTCCTCGATCCCAGGTTGTCTACTGGGTGTGGCGCTGGAGGGCGACGTCAACCCCCATGGGCATGCCTCTCTGCTGCAGCACGTGCTGCTCCTGGAGCAGGCCCGGCAGCAGAGCACCCTTATAGCCG TGCCACTCCACGGCCAATCCCCATTGGTGACTGGCGAACGCATCGCCGCCAACATGCGGACAGTAGGCAAGCTGCCCCGACATCGCCCGCTGAGCCGAACACAGTCCTCCCCATTGCCACAGAGCCCCCAGGCCCTGCAGCAGCTTGTGATgcagcagcagcaccagcagTTTTTGGAAAAGCAGAAGCAACAGCAGCTGCAGCTCAGCAAG ATCCTCACCAAAACAGGAGAGTTACCTCGGCAGCCCACTACACACCCTGAGGAGACAGAAGAAGAGCTTACAGAGCATCAGGAAGGGCTGCTCAGAGAGAGAGCCCTGCCTGTGCCTGGGGATGGCTCCACAGAAAGCGAAAGCCCACAAGAAGatctggaggaggaggaagaagaggaggaagaggaggatgactGCATTCAGGTCAAGGATGAAGGCAGTGAAATTGGCTTGGATGAGAGTCCTTTGTTAGAAGAATCCAGTGGGGACTACAAGCAG GTGTTCACAGATGCTCAGCAGCTGCAGTCCCTGCAAGTCTACCAGGCTCCTCTCAGCCTGGCTTCTGTGCCCCATCAGGCTCTGGGCCGAACCCAGTCTTCACCTGCTGCCCCTCTAGGCATGAAGAGTGCCCCTGAACTGCCCACCAAACATCTCTTTACCACAG GAGTAGTTTATGACACATTCATGCTGAAGCACCAGTGCATGTGTGGGAATACCCATATCCATCCTGAACATGCAGGCCGTATCCAGAGCATTTGGTCTAGGCTGCAAGAGACAGGTCTGCTCAGCAAATGTGAG CGAATTCGGGGGCGTAAGGCTACACTGGATGAAATCCAGACAGTACACTCTGAGCACCACACCCTGCTCTATGGGACCAGCCCCCTCAACAGACAGAAGCTTGACAGCAAGAAGCTGCTGG GCCCAATCAGCCAGAAGATGTATGCAGTGCTGCCCTGTGGGGGAATAGGG GTGGACAGTGACACAGTGTGGAATGAGATGCATTCTTCTAGTGCTGTGCGCATGGCTGTAGGCTGCCTGGTGGAGCTGGCCTTCAAGGTAGCTTCAGGGGAACTCAAG AATGGATTTGCCATTATCCGGCCTCCCGGACACCATGCTGAGGAATCCACAGCCAT GGGATTTTGCTTCTTCAACTCTGTGGCCATCACAGCCAAACTCCTCCAACAGAAGCTGAGTGTGGGCAAGGTCCTCATTGTGGACTGG gATATTCACCATGGCAATGGCACCCAGCAGGCCTTCTATAGTGACCCCTCCGTACTTTATATCTCCTTGCATCGTTATGACAACGGGAACTTTTTCCCAGGCAGTGGTGCCCCTGAGGAG GTTGGTGGAGGACCAGGTGTGGGGTACAATGTGAACGTGGCATGGACTGGAGGTGTGGACCCCCCTATCGGAGATGTGGAGTACTTGACAGCATTCAG GACGGTGGTGATGCCCATTGCCCAGGAGTTCTGTCCAGATGTGGTTCTAGTGTCTGCTGGCTTTGATGCTGTTGAGGGGCATCTCTCTCCACTCGGTGGCTACTCTGTCACTGCCAAAT GCTTTGGCCACTTGACCAGGCAGCTGATGAAGTTGGCAGGGGGCCGAGTAGTGCTGGCTCTAGAGGGAGGCCATGACCTCACCGCCATCTGCGATGCCTCTGAGGCCTGCGTGTCCGCCTTGCTCAGCGTGGAG CTCGAGCCCTTGGACGAGGCTGTCTTACAGCAGAAGCCCAACCTGAATGCGGTGGCCACGCTGGAGAAAGTCATCGAGATCCAGA GCAAACACTGGAGCTGTGTGCAGCGGAATGCGGCCGGCGTGGGGCGCTCTCTGCAGGAGGCACAGGCTGGAGAAGTGGAAGAGGCGGAGACTCTGAGCGCCATGGCGCTGCTGTCAGTGGGGGCAGAGCAGGCTGGCCCCAGCCACACCCCGAG GCCGCTGGAGGAGCCCATGGAGCAGGAACCTGCCGCGTGA